The genome window ATGGACACCTACGGTTCCAGGTCGCTGGCGGTCGGCGGCATCGCCGTCGTGCAGGCCGCGGACAAGGTGGTGGAGAAGGCCAAGAAGATCGCCGCGCACCTGCTCGAGTGCTCCGAGGACGACGTGGAGTTCAGCTCGGGCCGCTTCGGCGTGCGCGGCACCGACCGGGGCACCGCGCTCGGCGACATCGCGCTCGCCGCGTTCGCCGCGCACGACCTGCCCGACGGCGTGGAGCCGAGCCTCGACGCCGACGCCACCTACGACCCGGAGAACTTCTCGTTCCCGCACGGCACCCACCTGTGCGCGACCGAAGTGGACACCGAGACCGGAGGGGTGAAGATCCGCTCCTACGTCTCGGTGGACGACGTCGGCGCGGTGGTCAACCCGCTCATCGTCGAGGGCCAGGTGCACGGCGGGCTCGCGCAGGGCATCGCGCAGGCGCTGTTCGAGGAGGCCGTGTACGACGAGGAGGGCACGCTGACCACCGCGACGCTGGCCGACTACCTGGTGCCGTCGGCGGTGGACCTGCCGGAGTTCACCACCGACCGCACCGAGACCCGGGCCACCTCCAACCCGCTCGGCGTGAAGGGCGTGGGGGAGGCGGGCACGATCGCCTCGACCCCGGCGGTGGTCAACGCGATCGTCGACGCCGTCCGGCACCTCGGCGTCAGCGACGTCGAGATGCCTTGCTCGCCGCAGCGCGTGTGGCGGGCGGTGGCCGGGGCCCGGCCCGCGGAGTCCACCGCGCCGGAGGCGGGCGGCGGACTCGGTTCGATCGACACCAGCGGACAGGGAGGCAGCCGGTGATCCCCGCATCGTTCGACTACATCGCACCGTCCACAGTGGAAGAGGCGGTGGCCGCGCTGGCCGAGGCCGGTGAGGACGCCAAGGTGCTGGCGGGCGGGCAGAGCCTGCTGCCGGTGCTGCGGATGCGCATGGCCGACCCCGGGGTCGTCGTCGACGTCGGCAAGATCGAGTCGATGCGCGGCGTCCGCGACGAGAGCGACGCGATCGTCATCGGCGCCATGACCACCCACCACGACGTGCTGCGCGACCAGCTCGTCCGCCAGCACGCCGAACTGATCGCGCTCACCACCCGCACCGTGGCCGACCCGCAGGTGCGCCACCGCGGCACCTTCGGCGGGTCGCTGGCCCACGCCGACCCGGCAGGCGACCTGCTGGCCCCGGTGCTGGCGCTCGGCGCGGAGATGGTCATCGCCGGACGCGAAGGCACGCGGACCGTTCCCGCGGCCGAGTTCTTCGTCGACTACTTCACGACCGCGCTGGCACCCGACGAGATCCTGGTCGAGGTGCGGGTGCCGAAGTTCACCGGCTGGAGCGCGCACTACGAGAAGTTCAACCGGGTCGCCCAGGCGTGGTCGCTGGTCGGCGTCGCGGCCGCGGTGCGCGTCGAGGAGTCCTCGATCGCGGACGTGCGCATCGGCCTGACCGCCATGGGCCCGACCCCCGTCCGCGCGACCGGCGTCGAACAGGCGCTGATCGGCGGACCCGCCACGGCCGAGGCGATCCGCGAAGCGGCCTCGCACGCGGCCGAGGGCACCAGCCCGACGGGCGACGCCAGCGCCGATCCCGACTACCGGGAGCACCTGGCCAGGGTGCTGACGGGGCGGGCGGTGCTCGCGGCGGCGGGCGGCTAGAAATGTTCCACAAGTGGTTTGCGTAGCCGTGCGGGTGGCGGAACCTCAGAAGCCTTCTCGCTCCGGGATCGCCGAGCTCGTGAATGTCCGATTCACCACGTCGGCGCTGTCCCCGCGAGAGAGCTTCTGAGAACCCGCGGGGGTGCGAGCCGGGGCCCGCACCGCAAGCGGCTGGCGCCGCTTGCCGAACAGGCCCAGTGCCGCACGGCGGGGCCTCCGCGGGGCGGCCGGGCCGGGGCGAGGACCTCTGCAGGGGCGGCCGCGCCGGGGTGACCCGGCGAGGGTGGAGCTCCGCGCCGATCCGGGCGAGAATCGGGTTCGGATCGGCGCACCCACCAACTCCAAACGCGCCGGCGGTCCGGGCACTCCGGCTGGAGGGCCCGGCCCCGGCCGAACCGCCCGGCTCGGCGGCCGTCCGCGGCGGCGGGCCGTCTCGTCATGAACACGGAGGACCTTCCAGTGCAAATGCAGCACCACTTCACCGTTCCGGTGCCCGTCGACGTGGCCTGGAAGGCGTTGCTCGATCCGGAACGGGTGGCCCCGTGCATGCCGGGTGCCACCCTCACCAAGTCCGAGGGCGACGAGTTCGCCGGCACCGTGAAGGTCAAGCTCGGACCGGTGTCGCTGCTCTACAAGGGAACCGGCACGTTCACCGAGGTCGACGAGGCGGGCAGGCGCGCCGTCATCGAGGCCAGCGGCAAGGACTCGCGCGGCAACGGCACCGCCGCCGCGACCGTGACCGCGGTGCTGACCGCCGCGGACGGCGGGACGTCGGTGCAGGTCGACACCGACCTGAAGATCACCGGCAAGCCCGCCCAGCTCGGACGCGGTCTGATCTCCGAGGTGGGCGGCAAGATCCTCAACCAGTTCGCGGGCTGCCTGTCCGAGAAGCTCGCGGGCGAGCCGGAGGCCCCGGCCGAGCCCGAGACCTCCGCACCGGCCGGGGAGACCGCGTCGACCGGGGACGCCGACGGCGTTCCGGCGAGCGAGCCCTCGGGCAGCTCGGTCAACGGCGACCGCAGCTCGGCGGCCCGCGCCGCGGGCGAGGACGCCGCTGCCGCGTCGGAGTCCGCCCAGCGCGAGACCGCCGCGCGGACCCGCCGTCCGGGCTGGCGGGTCACCCCGCCGTCGGGGGAGGGCCAGTGGTCGAGCACCGCGCAGGAGACGGCCGCCAACCGCGCGGACGCGGTCGTGACCGGCAAGCCGATGCCGTCCGACGAGGCCATCGACCTCCTCGGCACGGCGGGTGCGCCGGTGCTCAAGCGCGTCGCCCCGATCGCGGCGGCCGTCATCGGCCTGCTGATCGTCCTGCGCCTCCTCCGCCGCAGGCGGCGGGCCTGAACGGGGAGGGGCGCCACCGCGGTCACTACGGAAAGTGATCTTCACCCGAAGATCAACACGGGGCAGTGAAACGCCTGCACAGGCGGCTGACCCAGCCTGCCGGACGGCCTTGTGCGGTGTTGACTCCTGATCGGCGCGAGCGAGATTCGCCGTGCTGGACAGGAGGTTCGCAGAAGATGTTGAAGTCCATGGCCAGGATGCTGGTTCCGGCGGCGCTGCTGGTGGCCTCCGCCGCGTTCGTCCCGATGACGGCGCAGGCGGTCGAGACGCCCCGCACCAACGGCGACTGCACGAACTACGCCGACGACCAAGACATCAACGAGAACGCCGCCGAGGTGGCCTGCAACGCCAAGACCAACGACGAGTGCCTGGCCGCGTTCTCCCAGGGAGGCGTCGCGCCGGAGGCCGCGAAGGCGGCCTGCGACATCCGGGCGCGCGTGGCGCAGTAGCCGTGACCGCTCGAAGACTGAGCCCGGGACCGCGGTCCCGGGCTCAGCCGTTTTTCCGGGGCGTGAGTCCGTTGGGTCGCTGTCGCTGCGGAGAAGACTGCTCACCCCGCGGGCAGGAGGGCGTGGACGCGGCGCAGCCGGTCCAGCCACCGCCGCTGGACGTCGGCGGGCGGCGTGGCCGCCGCTACCAGCGCGGGCGTGGGCTCCGGCGGACGCCGGGGCACCGGCAGCCGGCCGTCGGCGGGCACCAGCGAGTCGGCGACGACGTCGCCTTCGAGCAACGCGATCGTGCCGAGCCCGCAGGCGAAGGGCAGCTGCGGCAGCGCACCCGCCAGCGCGAGCTGCGCGGCCAGGCCCACGCTGCTCTCGACCGCCGACGAGACCACGCACGGCAGGCCGCTCGCCTCGGCCACCCGCAGCGCGCGGCGCACCCCGCCCAGCGGCGAGACCTTGATGACCGCCACGTCGGCGGCACCCGCCACGGCCACCCGCATCGGGTCCTCGGCCCGCCGGATCGACTCGTCGGCGGCGATGCGGACCTCGACCCGCCGCCGGACCGCGGCGAGCTCGTCGACCGACGGGCACGGCTGCTCGACGTACTCCAGGCCGCCCGCCGCGCGGTCCAGCTCGCGGATCCGGGCGACCGCGGTGTCGACGTCCCAGGCGGCGTTGGCGTCGACGCGCACCGCACCGCCGGGGCCGAGCGCGTCGCGCACCGCGGCCACCCGCTCGACGTCCTCGCCGGGCGGACGGCCGGGCTCGGCCACCTTCACCTTCGCGGTGGCGCACCCGGAGCCCGCGGCGATCTCGTGCGCCTTCTCCGGCGTCACGACCGGAACCGTGCAGTTCACCGGCACGCTGTCGCGCACCGGCTCCGGCCAGTCGCCCGCGCACGCCTCCAGCGCGGTGGCCAGCCACGGCACCGACTCTTCGTCGCCGTAGTCGTCGAAGGGGCAGAACTCGCCCCAGCCCGCCGGACCGCGCAGCAGGACGCCCTGGCGGACGGTGATGCCCCGGAACCGGTTTCGCATCGGGAGCCCGTAGACCCGCACGGCGTCGAGGTCGGTCAGTTCGATCCTTGCCCCGGTCGCGTCCATGGCCTGATCCTTTCAGCCCTAAACCGATCGTGCGTGCCGAGGGACCGCACACCGCCCGGATGGCCGTGCGACCCGAACGCCGCTGCGACTGTCGGCGGTTGCTACGAATCCGGCCCGCTCGTGAGCGGTTGGGCACCGCTGCCGGCCAGCGGCACATCGCCCGCCCGCTCCTCGGGTTCCCAGCGGAGCAGGTCGCCGGGCTGGCACTCGAGCACCTCGCACAGCGCCGCGAGCGTGGTGAAGCGAACCGCCTTGGCGCGACCGTTCTTGAGCACCGCCAGGTTCGCAGGGGTGATGCCCACGCGCTCCGCGAGAACGCCCACGGACATCTTGCGCTTGGCCAGCATCACGTCGATGTCGACGACGACCGGCATCAGATCACCTCGTTCAGCTCCGCCTGCAGGTGCTTGGCCTCGGAGTCGCGCGCGACCGCCTGGGCCAGCAGCGTCCGCAGCACGAGCACGAGCAGGGCGACCCCGGCGACCATCACGCCCGCCCCGCCGATCAGGAGGACCACGCCCGGGGCGACCGCCTCGCCCGGTGCGAGTGCGACGCCCAGCGCGAACGTGAGGAGGGAGGCCGCCCCGACCGCGCCGAGCACGACGTCGACGTAGCGGAAGGCGGCGTGGGAGAACACCGTGCCCCGTCGGACCATCGTCAGCAGCCGCCACACGCAGACCATGGTGACCTGGCAGGTCACGATGCCGAGCAGCACGATCGCGATGACCGGGACCCGCACGGCGGCCGGGGCCTCGTCCAGGTCGGTGGCCAGCAGCGGCACCATCACCGCCTGGACGAACAGCGAGCCGGCGAGCCCGAAGGCGAGCACCACGCGCAGCGCCAGTACAGCCACTTTCCCCATTGGCCCTCCTTCGATCGAATAGCGATCTAAATCTATCGTTATTCGGTAGGTCGGGCAATGGGGCCTCTGCCGTGGCGCTCGAGCCAGGGCTGATGACGCAGATCGATGAAGACATCCGGACGTGCTGGAGATCGTCTCGACGGGCTGGAGACCGTCTCGGCGTACTGGAGCCAGGGGCCGCACACCACGGAGTGCAGGAGCGGGACCGGTTCGGGTGCGCACGCCTGCGCGGCGGTACCGCTACCCCTCGGCCGCCTACGCGACGCTGGGGCGCCCGAGGTCGAAGACGTCGACCTCGAAACGCGCCCACTGCTGCCGCAGCGCGGTGACGCCGTTGTCGAGGATGAAGTTCAGCTCGCCCAGCGTCACCGGCAGCAGCGTGAAGACCTGGAGCTGCTCGATGCCATCAGGGTCGGTGAAGCGGGTGAACTCCGGCGGGAACATCGGGTGGCCGCTGGCCAGCACGCCGTGGAACTCGGTGTGCGGCAGCAGCGGCTCCTCGTTGGGCACGATCTGGTCGGGCACCAGGTGGGTTTGCTGCGTGACCAGCAGCTCGGCGGTCAGGTCGACCAGGTGCCTGGCCGCCTCCGCCTGCTCCTTGTAGACCGTGCACGCCAGCTCCTGCGCCGGCTCGGCACCCAGCGGCTGGAAGCGCAGGCCGCTGCTGATCACCGTGGTCAGGTGGTAGCGCTCCTGCTGGAAGAACACCAGCGCGTAGCCGCGGTTGTCGCCCCGCACGTTCGGCGGCTCGGCACCGGACGGCCGTCCGGCGTGCCGTTCCAGGTTCTCCGCGAGCCCCACGAACCGGTGCGCACCACCCACAGTCGTTCCGTGCTGCTCGGCGCTCATCCGCTCTCCCGCTGAATGCCTACGTTGCCGCCCACGTTATCCGGTCCGGCTGCCGGTGTGGCCGTTTTGCCGCCGCGCCCGCGGGTCCGCATCAGCCCACGTCGGGGATGGCGGGTCCCAGCAGGTCGTCGGCGTCCACGATCCGGTACGCGTAGCCCTGCTCGGCCAGGAACCGCTGCCGGTGCGCGGCGTAGTCGGTGTCGAGGGTGTCGCGGGACACCACGGAGTAGAAGTGCGCCTGCTTGCGTTCGGCCTTCGGGCGCAGCAGCCGCCCGAGCCGCTGCGCCTCCTCCTGCCGCGAGCCGAAGGTGCCCGACACCTGCACGGCGACCGACGCCTCGGGAAGGTCGATCGAGAAGTTGGCGACCTTGGAGACCACCAGCCGGTTGATCTCGCCGCGTCGGAACGCGTCGAAGAGCGCCTCGCGCTCCTTGTTCTTGGTCGAGCCCTCGACGATCGGGGCTTCCAGCGCCTCGCCCAGCTCGTGGAGCTGCTCCAGGTAGGCGCCGATGACCAGGGCGGGCTCGCCGGGGTGCTGGTCGAGGATGGCCTTGACGACCGGCGCCTTGGTGCGGGCGGTCGAGCAGACCTTGTAGCGCTCCTCGGCCTCGGAGGTCGCGTACCGCAGCCGCTCGTCGTCGGTCAGGGTGACCCGCACCTCGACGCACTCGGCGGGGGCGATCCAGCCCTGCGCCTCGATGTCCTTCCACGGCGCGTCGTAGCGCTTCGGGCCGATCAGCGAGAACACGTCACCCTCGCGGCCGTCCTCGCGCACCAGCGTCGCGGTCAGGCCCAGCCTGCGCCGGGACTGCAGGTCGGCGGTCATCCGGAAGACCGGCGCGGGCAGCAGGTGCACCTCGTCGTAGACCACCAGACCCCAGTCCCGGGAGTCGAACAGCTCCAGGTGCTTGTACTCGCCCTTGGACTTGCGGGTGATCACCTGGTAGGTGGCGATGGTGACAGGGCGGATCTCCTTCTTCTCCCCGGAGTACTCGCCGATCTCCTCCTCGGTGAGCGAGGTGCGCTCCACCAGCTCCCGCTTCCACTGCCTGCCTGCCACGGTGTTGGTGACCAGGATCAGCGTGGTGGCCTCCGCCTCGGCCATCGCGGCGGCGCCGACCAGCGTCTTGCCCGCGCCGCAGGGCAGCACGACGACGCCGGAGCCCCCGGCCCAGAACGCCTGCACGGCCTGGCGCTGGTAGTCGCGCAGCGCCCAGCCGTCCTCGGCCAGCGAGATCGGGTGCGCCTCGCCGTCGACGTATCCGGCGAGGTCTTCGGCCGGCCAGCCGATCTTGAGCAGCAGTTGCTTGAGGCGCCCGCGCTCGCTGGGGTGCACGACGACGGTGTCGTCGTCGATGCGGGCGCCGAGCATCGGCTGGATCTTCTTGTTCCGCAGGACCTCCTCCAGCACGGCCCGGTCCAGCGAGACCAGCACCAGCCCGTGCGCGGGGTCGTTGGTGAGCTGAAGCCGCCCGAAGCGGCCCATCGTCTCGACGATGTCGACCAGCAGCGGCTGCGGCACCGGGTAGCGGGAGTGGCGCACCAAGGCGTCGACGACCTGCTCGGCGTCGTGCCCGGCCGCCCGGGCGTTCCACAGCGCGAGCGGCGTGATGCGGTAGGTGTGCACGTGCTCGGGGGCGCGTTCGAGCTCGGCGAACGGTGCGATCGCGATGCGGGCCTCGTCGGCCTGCGCGTGCTCGACCTCGAGCAGCAGTGTCTTGTCGGACTGGACGATCAGGGGGCCGTCGGTCACGGCGCGCACTCCTCGGCGCTCGGGGGTGTCGGTTTTCGCAGGTGATCGGCAGTGCCGGGGTCAACAGCGGGACCGCCGCCCAGTATTCCACCGTCCGGCTCGGGCCCGGTCGGGGAGCGGTGGTGAAGGCCACAGGACGGGGTGCAGCGGTCCATGTGCGCTTGTCACGCGACACCGACGAGAGTACTTCCACCAACGGCAGCATGACGCCTGCGAGGCCCTCTGTGAGGCACGTGGCTGGTCCGTCGCAGCGGTCGAGGAAGACATCCTCCAAGCTTCAGCCGATACTCGCGCGGCTCGACGACATCGACGTCATCGATTTCTTCAAGATCGACAGGCTGGTGCGGTCGACGGTTGATTTCGCCGAGATCATGGCTCGGGCGGAGGCCAAGAACGTCGCGCTCGCGTCGACTCGCAGCAGTGGTGCACGATCCGTACAGGTTGTTTCCGGTCAGTGCTCGGCATTGATGATCAGCGGCAGTCCGGCGCGGTGACGTACGTGCTCGGCGAGCTTGTCGAGGGTGTTCGCCAATTCCTCGGACTGCTGGGGGCTGTAGCGATCGCCGGGGATGTCGTGCGCGGCATCGTCCAAGAGCCACTGCGCCTGGCGTAGTACCACGACCAAGGCGCGATCCTCGGGCGTCATGCGGCGGTCTCCGTGTGCGAATTGGTAGCCGAGTGCGCCCGTGCCGTTTTCCTGGCCGTTCGCCTGCCGCCGAGCAGTCGAGTTACGAGGCCCTGTCGGCTGCGGGTGGCGGGTCGATTGGGATTGCGCAGCATGCGTATTGCTCGGGCGTATGCGAGGCATCGTGCGCAGGTTGGGCCATCGGGTGAAGTCAGAGAGGTGACGGTGACGACGTAGCCGCAGGACGCCATGTAGATGCCTTTCCTGCTAGCGATTCCGGCGGCTACAGCTTCGTCGGTTACCAGGTGGGCGAGTCCGTCGACCTGGTCTGTATACGGGGACAGGCGAATCGAGGTCATGGTGCGCGTCCTGGACTGGCTCAGGTGCGAATATCGAGCGTGAAACCGGCAGGAATTCCTAGGCGTGGCAACGGTTCTAGGTTGACTCGGTACATCCGGCGGTGTCCGGTGAAGGCCCGCCGGTCGTGTAGCCATCGACGGTTGTTCAAGATGTAGCCGTGCCCGGTGTCGAGGGTGAATGTCATGGCGTGGCGGTCGAGCGAGTTGCGGAGCGCGGGCAGCCATCGTGTGACTTCCGGGGCGAACTGAGCGAGTTCGTCCAAGCGAAGCCGAAGTGCAACGAGCGCATCAGCAGACCGTTCGAACACGGCACCGAGATGTCCGGCGGCCCCGCCGAACAGAGCGGATCGTGGCTGTGAGAGTGCGTGCACAGCTTCGGGTTCAGTCTCGGCAAGATCGGCGTGAACCGCTTGGCCATCGATCGCGATGCACTCCCCGCCTGTAGCCGCTGGCTGCCTGCACGCCATCAAGAGCAGGCTGGGTGGATTGGGGACGCCTGATCGATCCGTATGCGGGTTCAAGGCGTCGGTGCTGAACCCGGCGAATCCCGACCGATGCCCGACCTTGCCGAGGTTGGCGATCGTGGTCACGCCATCGGCAGTGCTGTCCCGGTGCTGCGTGATGGTGCCGAGAGATCGCGCGAGGTCGAGCAGACTTGCCTGGTCATGGACACCTTCGATGAGCGCGATTCCATCCGCCGCGAGCTTCGTGACGAGTGTCGAATGCCCGTCACTGGTGGTGATGTCGATTCGATGCGTTTCGACCGCTGACGAAGTGGGGAGCATTGCGGTACCTCCGGAAATCTCGGTCAGGTGCCTTCCAGCTCAGCCCGTCTCGTTGACCGCGTCCACTGACAGATTGTCACCACGTGTCACCTCATCGACGCAGCTAGCTGCTGTCGGTGCGGTGCTACGTTGCCGATGGACCGTCCGCTACCGATCCAGCTCGGAGGCTGCCCAGATGACCACGCCCGGCTACGTGCCGCGCAGCTACTCGATCTCGATCAAGGGCGTCGTCGTCCGTGACGGGGCGGTGCTGCTGCTGAAGAACGAGCGCGAGGAATGGGAGCTGCCGGGCGGTCGAATCGAGCTGGACGAGACCCCGGAGGAGTGCGTAGCCCGCGAGATCACCGAAGAGACGTCGTGGCCGGTGACGACCGGGCCGATTCTCGACTCGTGGATGTACTACATCGACGATGCCGAGAAACACGTCTTCATCGTGACCTACGGCTGCTACGCGGACACCGACGCCGAACCGGCTTTGTCTCACGAGCACAAGGAAATCGGCCTGTTCCCTGAATCCGTGATCGCTGATCTGAACATGCCCGAGGGCTACAAGCGCTCGATCGCTACCTGGTTCGCTCGACTGCGGGCAGCGGAGTCCGAACTCGTGAGGTGAGCGAGTATGGCCAGTCGCCGATGTGAGGCGTGCGGTGTCGAGCTTGGCCGTTACGCGGTCGAGTCGGTGTGTCCGACATGCCACGCAACCGCGAACGCACCGACACCGGTCCTGCCAGCCGCACGGCTTGCACCCGCCGTGTGGATGTGGTCGGCACCTGAAGCGAGCATCGCTCTTGCCACGCGGGACCTCGCGACGATCCTGCGCGTCTATCGGCGGTTGAACCGGCTCAGTCAGGAGAAGCTCGCAGCCACCCTCGGGTACGACAAGACATACATCTCGATGATCGAGACCGGCCGCCGAACGATCAGCGACGTCGCGACCCGCAGGCAGATAACGCGCGCGCTTGGGCTACCCGCGCACGCACTCGGGGTGACCGACGCCGACGATGCCGACTTCGCCGCGATGCTCCAGTTCGGCGATTCGACCGTTCGTCTCGCCGAGATCGCCCGCCAGTCCGGGCGTGCGGTCGACGCTGTCAACGAGCTGTGGCCGCTGGTCGCCCGGCTCGAAGCCCGCGCCGTCGAAGGGCACATCGAACGAGACAGCCTCGCACTACTCGGACAGGCGCGGGTCGCACTCGGCGTCTCGCTCGGCACTGTGCTGCCCGAGGAGAGACTCACCGCCGCTGCACGTTGGACGGGAAAGGCGCTGATCGTCGCTCAGAG of Saccharopolyspora erythraea contains these proteins:
- a CDS encoding FAD binding domain-containing protein, whose translation is MIPASFDYIAPSTVEEAVAALAEAGEDAKVLAGGQSLLPVLRMRMADPGVVVDVGKIESMRGVRDESDAIVIGAMTTHHDVLRDQLVRQHAELIALTTRTVADPQVRHRGTFGGSLAHADPAGDLLAPVLALGAEMVIAGREGTRTVPAAEFFVDYFTTALAPDEILVEVRVPKFTGWSAHYEKFNRVAQAWSLVGVAAAVRVEESSIADVRIGLTAMGPTPVRATGVEQALIGGPATAEAIREAASHAAEGTSPTGDASADPDYREHLARVLTGRAVLAAAGG
- a CDS encoding SRPBCC family protein — encoded protein: MQMQHHFTVPVPVDVAWKALLDPERVAPCMPGATLTKSEGDEFAGTVKVKLGPVSLLYKGTGTFTEVDEAGRRAVIEASGKDSRGNGTAAATVTAVLTAADGGTSVQVDTDLKITGKPAQLGRGLISEVGGKILNQFAGCLSEKLAGEPEAPAEPETSAPAGETASTGDADGVPASEPSGSSVNGDRSSAARAAGEDAAAASESAQRETAARTRRPGWRVTPPSGEGQWSSTAQETAANRADAVVTGKPMPSDEAIDLLGTAGAPVLKRVAPIAAAVIGLLIVLRLLRRRRRA
- a CDS encoding o-succinylbenzoate synthase, with translation MDATGARIELTDLDAVRVYGLPMRNRFRGITVRQGVLLRGPAGWGEFCPFDDYGDEESVPWLATALEACAGDWPEPVRDSVPVNCTVPVVTPEKAHEIAAGSGCATAKVKVAEPGRPPGEDVERVAAVRDALGPGGAVRVDANAAWDVDTAVARIRELDRAAGGLEYVEQPCPSVDELAAVRRRVEVRIAADESIRRAEDPMRVAVAGAADVAVIKVSPLGGVRRALRVAEASGLPCVVSSAVESSVGLAAQLALAGALPQLPFACGLGTIALLEGDVVADSLVPADGRLPVPRRPPEPTPALVAAATPPADVQRRWLDRLRRVHALLPAG
- a CDS encoding helix-turn-helix domain-containing protein, translating into MPVVVDIDVMLAKRKMSVGVLAERVGITPANLAVLKNGRAKAVRFTTLAALCEVLECQPGDLLRWEPEERAGDVPLAGSGAQPLTSGPDS
- a CDS encoding DUF2975 domain-containing protein, producing the protein MGKVAVLALRVVLAFGLAGSLFVQAVMVPLLATDLDEAPAAVRVPVIAIVLLGIVTCQVTMVCVWRLLTMVRRGTVFSHAAFRYVDVVLGAVGAASLLTFALGVALAPGEAVAPGVVLLIGGAGVMVAGVALLVLVLRTLLAQAVARDSEAKHLQAELNEVI
- a CDS encoding suppressor of fused domain protein; its protein translation is MSAEQHGTTVGGAHRFVGLAENLERHAGRPSGAEPPNVRGDNRGYALVFFQQERYHLTTVISSGLRFQPLGAEPAQELACTVYKEQAEAARHLVDLTAELLVTQQTHLVPDQIVPNEEPLLPHTEFHGVLASGHPMFPPEFTRFTDPDGIEQLQVFTLLPVTLGELNFILDNGVTALRQQWARFEVDVFDLGRPSVA
- a CDS encoding DNA repair helicase XPB, with translation MTDGPLIVQSDKTLLLEVEHAQADEARIAIAPFAELERAPEHVHTYRITPLALWNARAAGHDAEQVVDALVRHSRYPVPQPLLVDIVETMGRFGRLQLTNDPAHGLVLVSLDRAVLEEVLRNKKIQPMLGARIDDDTVVVHPSERGRLKQLLLKIGWPAEDLAGYVDGEAHPISLAEDGWALRDYQRQAVQAFWAGGSGVVVLPCGAGKTLVGAAAMAEAEATTLILVTNTVAGRQWKRELVERTSLTEEEIGEYSGEKKEIRPVTIATYQVITRKSKGEYKHLELFDSRDWGLVVYDEVHLLPAPVFRMTADLQSRRRLGLTATLVREDGREGDVFSLIGPKRYDAPWKDIEAQGWIAPAECVEVRVTLTDDERLRYATSEAEERYKVCSTARTKAPVVKAILDQHPGEPALVIGAYLEQLHELGEALEAPIVEGSTKNKEREALFDAFRRGEINRLVVSKVANFSIDLPEASVAVQVSGTFGSRQEEAQRLGRLLRPKAERKQAHFYSVVSRDTLDTDYAAHRQRFLAEQGYAYRIVDADDLLGPAIPDVG
- a CDS encoding recombinase family protein — protein: MIGSAGVNSGTAAQYSTVRLGPGRGAVVKATGRGAAVHVRLSRDTDESTSTNGSMTPARPSVRHVAGPSQRSRKTSSKLQPILARLDDIDVIDFFKIDRLVRSTVDFAEIMARAEAKNVALASTRSSGARSVQVVSGQCSALMISGSPAR
- a CDS encoding TauD/TfdA family dioxygenase, with translation MLPTSSAVETHRIDITTSDGHSTLVTKLAADGIALIEGVHDQASLLDLARSLGTITQHRDSTADGVTTIANLGKVGHRSGFAGFSTDALNPHTDRSGVPNPPSLLLMACRQPAATGGECIAIDGQAVHADLAETEPEAVHALSQPRSALFGGAAGHLGAVFERSADALVALRLRLDELAQFAPEVTRWLPALRNSLDRHAMTFTLDTGHGYILNNRRWLHDRRAFTGHRRMYRVNLEPLPRLGIPAGFTLDIRT
- a CDS encoding NUDIX hydrolase, with translation MTTPGYVPRSYSISIKGVVVRDGAVLLLKNEREEWELPGGRIELDETPEECVAREITEETSWPVTTGPILDSWMYYIDDAEKHVFIVTYGCYADTDAEPALSHEHKEIGLFPESVIADLNMPEGYKRSIATWFARLRAAESELVR